One Eptesicus fuscus isolate TK198812 chromosome 13, DD_ASM_mEF_20220401, whole genome shotgun sequence genomic window, tgattggaaagggtgcaggctgggctgagggaacccccactccatgcatgaatttcatgcaacaggccactagtttaatataaGATTAATTTAATCACTCATTGGCTAAAAATCCTCAGGGTCCTTTTATCAATCAGGAGAAAGGGCAAGTTTCAGAAAGGTCTATATAGTCCTACAAGGTCAACTTCTGTTACAAGTGTATTATCACCTCTTCTATGTCCTAATCACATTTTATTCTTCAACCACCTTTGATACTGATGTTCCATAATACAACAACAATATTGTCATTTAAGAACTCTTGCATTTACACTTCTCTCTCTGTTATATGGTCTTCTCCTAGATAGCCATATAGTCCACTCACTCATATCTTCAAGTGTTTATTTAAATGCCACCCTTATTGACAACCTTAAAATTGAAACTCTATTCTGGATGCTTGttctattacatttttatgttgCTCAATACCATCCATCATATTATATAGCTTACTTCTCATTCTGCATATATTCTGATTTTGTCTTAGCTCCGTAAATAGATAAATTTTGCTTATTACTCTTAACAATGTAAGCATATTTCATTGAATCAACCCATTTATataatcatgtatttttttatatatataaggtATTTTTTGTGTGCCTATaccatacaattttaaatataatatagaggctggttttataaaaataaatatataatgaaagcAAAAAAAGCTACATATGAGAACATATAGGAATGGCACCTAATCtgactttgaatatttatagGTTAATATCTGATGTATAAGCAGAAAGTAGTCATTTATTAGTGatatattttgtttgaaaataataaatatttttcttatttctatactATCACACATTGATTCTTGCCCTTTTCATGAAGGTAACAATACAAGATTGAAGCAATCAAACTTAGTATACATTGGCTAATACATAATTAATTCTTACCATATCTTACAGTGAATTTTCAAGAGATTATTTGCACACATGCTCAAGGTTTTAATTAGGGCATTTTTCACCTCCCTGTTCCTTAAACTGTAAATCAAGGGATTCAGCATAGGTATGACCAAAGTGTAAAATAAAGAGGCCATTTTATCAGAATCCAATGAATGACTGGACTTGGGCTGCACATACATAAAGAATAAGGTACCATAGAAAATGACTATGACTGTCAGGTGAGATCCACAGGTAAAGAAAGCCTTGTGCCTGCCCTCTGCAGAATTCATCCTGAGGATGGCAACCAGGATCAGAATGTAGGACACAAGGACTATCAGAAGAGATGAAACTAGAGTCAAAATTGCAAAACTCAGAATGATCAATTTGATTTCATGTGTGTCTGAGCAGAGCAAAGATATCAATGGCAGACAATCACAGTAGAAATGTTGGATGACATTACGGCCACAAAATGatgaaatgaaaatttttgtGGTGATCAGCAAAGACAAAAAGACACTGTGTAGATAGGGTATTGCCACCAGCAAGTGACATAATCTTTGTGACATGATCACTGTGTAGAGCAGAGGGTTAcagatggccacatagcggtCATAGGCCATTGCTGACAGAATACAAATTTCACTGGTGATAAACACATTGAAGACAGTGAGTTGGGTAGCACACGAATTATAGGAGATTGCATGTTGATTGACAGCTAAATTTACTAGCATTTTAGGTCCTACAGTTGTTGAGTAACCAAGATCAGTGAAAGCCAAGTGTCTCAGGAAAAAGTACATGGGTGTTTGTAGCTTGGAGTCTGTCTTGGTGAGGATAATCAAGCCCAGGTTACCCAGCAAGGAGACTAGGTAAACAATGAGGAAGAGCCCAAATAATGGAGCTTGCAGCTCTGGGAGGTCCGTGATCCCCATTAGAATGAATTCATTCAACATTGTTCGATTGTGGTTGTCCATCAGGCCATTCAGGAAAACTGTAATGGGAATAAATACATAGCTAATCAATAAATGTCATGAGCTATGCCTAGAGATTTCTATTGTAATAAGTGATTAAAGGTTTCAATATTTCATTTATGGCTTGTTGCTTTAATTGGCTACTCTAACACTTGACAGCTCAATTATCTCTCTCTCAGCTTAGCGAAGCTCTTGACAGGTTTCTTAGATTTGACACAATagcacaaacaaaaaagtaaaaatacagaaattggtgctttatcaaaattataaaacagacTTTTGTGCACTGAAGAACAttatcaaataattaaaatacgacccacacaaagtaaaaaaaaaaaaaaatgcaagtaatATATCTGTGAAGTTTCCAGTATATACAATACACAAACGATTTggaaaactcaacaacaaaatggtaaacaacccacatatttttttaaaaaggcaaaagacctgaacagacataTATTATAGAAAACATACAAGTGACCAATAAGGACATGAAAAGTGGCTTAACAGcattagtcattagaaaaatacaagttaaaaCTACACAGGTACTGTTTTACACCCTCtaggatttttattaaaaaataatagaaaattacaaATTCTGGCAACAGTGTGGAATATTAGAATCTTTGAACACTTTTTTCGGTCATTTAAACTGTAATAAGCCACTATGAAAACATTTTGAGGGTTACTCAATAAGCTAATCATAGAATTGTTATTATGATCCAAAAATTCCActcttggatatatacccagaaattaGGAAAACCTTTGTTAAGTTTACACAAAAACTTACAGGTAAATATTCAAAGCGCTAGTCATAAtagtcaaaaatatatataatccaaAGGTTCATCAACTTATAAAAGGATATAGCCAGTATGGtgtattcatacaatgaaatattaataattcataaaagaaaaaagtattgatacatgctacTACATGAATGAGCATTTaagacattatgcaaagtgaaagaagccaactaTAAAAGGTCACATGCTGTACAATTgcattatatgaaatatccagaataaggAGATTGATAGAGGAAGAAACCAGAATATTTGTGGCTTGTTCAGGAACACTGAATTAATTCTCAGGAGATAATACACTGAGTGTATTTATTGGATATAAATAACATTCTAAGTCTCATGGAATAAATGAGAGTTTAAAAACTGGACACTCCAGGACTTGtactttgttgatttcttgatgatagcccttctgacaggtgtgagatggtccctcattcttgttttaatttccatctcttgggtgattagtgactttgaggatgtttgcatatgtctcttggctttctgaatgtcctctttggaaaaatgtctatttaggtcctttgcccatttttttattagattgtttatcatccttttgttaagttgtatgagttcactagagagcattatgctaagtgaaataagccagtcaggaaagaataataccacatgatctcactcatttatggaatataaagaacaaaaagagatcaaccaaaggacttgtatgcatgtatagaagcataaccaatgaTTGCAAGTCACTAGGGGGGATGAGGGCATTTGCTGGGGAGTAGGGGAAGTCGGGGGAagctcaatggggaaaaaaggaaacatatgtgctactatttgtaatactttaaacaataaaataaaataaaaactggacaCTTTTTTATATCTATGCTAGTAAATATCAGTCTTTCTATATGTGAGAAAATATGAGATAGTGAAACACTAACCTCTTTTTTTTACATGGGTTTCTATTTATATGTAGATTATTTTATATGATAATTAAAGATGACCTGGTTCTGAcctcttaaatttgtttttactcAATACTCTCAAAATATGTAACAAATGCAAGGGGAAGAGCTTAGCATTGGACCTTCACTATAAAACTGCACTAAGAGTAAAGATCAATTAAACTGCTTCCctgctctgtctcccttcctctgccagaTACTGCTTTCAGCTCTAACATACGTGACAATAAATTAATTCTACATTgagagatcaataaaatattcataatgtaCCTATTTCAGCACCCAAGTCATTTTTGAGTGAAAATATAGAGAATTTTAGAAAGAGCTACTAAATAGtgtggagcctggctggcatggctcagtggttgaacatctacttatgaaccaggaggtcacagttcaattctaggtcagggcacatgcccaggtttctggctcgatcaccagtgtggggcaagcaggaggcagcagatcaatgattctctgtcatcactgatgtttctatctcattctctctccctctccctttctctctgaaatcaataaaaaaaattttaaataaataaatactaataagTAGAGTGGAAAAGAAACCTTAATTTTAGGCATAATGCATACTCCTGCTTTATAATTTTGCAAAGACTGTTCTTCATTTAAGTctgtatttgtgtatattttaaatttattcccaaTTTCTATTAGATGTGCATTTAGTTATTAAAGATAACACTTATTGGCATTTCAAAGACCCTTCCAAGGCTTGCATGTGAGAGGGATGGGATGTCCTCTTACCAGACATGGAGGGACAGAGGTGTAGTGTAGTGCAATTTATGCTTTAATATTTTGCTTTGGCCTCACCTCCCACTAAAAGTGGTGACTTTCAAATAACATTGATCCTTGCAATGATATTTGTAAAGTTTGGATATGTgtggaaaattttaaacagagaaatgacacggtttataaaaatattgataaaatctttttaatttaaaggtaACTGGAAAACATTATGAATATACCTTACTATTGAGGTTAATAATTCTGAAACACATCCAATTAACTACAAATAACAATATCATATTTGATTAAGGGTCCAAGTTAAAACAAATATTATGATCTTGGGATTTGAGATTTTTAATGCTTCCTTGCCACTCAGAGGTATCATATTTATTACATTAATGTAAATGTCTGGCTTtcataaaaaatcataaaaaagtaGCTGTTGAAACTTCATTTATTAAAGCAGGTTGATAAAGCTATGGCTAAAGCTCTGAGTTGGAGTATTAGAGACTAATTGTTAAATGGGAGATGGACCATGAAGGGTCCCTGGACCACAGAACAGGTCAGAGAAGCAGGTACAGTCTACTCACCTCCAAGAAGGAATCTCACTGTGCTGCCCCATGATGTGTCCCTAAGATAACCCAATAAGAAGAATTTACGGGTTTCCTTGGTCCTTTGAGATGGTCCCTGAGGGGAAAGGATACAATTTGTTAATTATGCTTAAAGCATTTCAAAACTTCAAACTAAGCCGATGGGATATCTGCTAATTGTACAGACATCTTTCTAGTCCCACACAAATGAAGTTATGTTAGGTACCTTTCCTTGTGTTCTCTTGGATATCATTTCTTTAGGAGAGCATTTTAGTTTTTTTGCAATCCTTAATTGTCTCCTCTAAAAGGAGTGTCTGCTTATGATTTTACCACTGAGGACATAATGGAGAAATGTTTGTACAATgttttacattgttttaaaattcataaggGAAAATAGATATGTGTAGCTATTTTCCTCTTAGTTGTGGTGTATTTAACTTATTaaagtactagtggcccagtgcacgaaattcatgcatgggtgtgtgtggggggggtgtccctcagccctgactgcaccctctccaatctgggacccctcgaaggatgtcctactgttggtttacagggatcgggccaaaactggcagtcggacatccctctctttatccggtactgctggctcctaaccgctcacctgcctgcctgcctgattgcccctaaccactctacctgctggcctgctcgctcccaattggcccctgcctctggcctgcttgcccccaaatgccccccatgccagtgtgcttgcccccaactgcccccgctgctggcctgctcacccccacctgccctccccactggcctgctcacacccaactgcacccctgctggcctgatcaccactaactgcccccccctgctgtcctgatcacccccatccgacccccactgacagcttgcttgcccccaactggcccccctgctggtctactcaccctcaactgccaccccccaccagcctgatcaccccaaatggccacacaccccttcccccccactggcatgatcacccacaactgccttcccatcctggcctgatcacccacaactgccctctgctcttggcctctaaccacctctacctcagcaccgccacaatggctttgtccagaagaacatccggaaggtctcttggagggtctcccagtctaattagcatattaccttttattagtatagataatatacaTATTAACAAAAGCATACatcataaattaatatttataaaattaacacaaCTGTGTAGTCAGGATCCAGATTACAGCAATTATaaccactaaaataaataaaatgttatcagGACTCCAAAATAATCCTTCATTCTCCTTTCTATTATGTACTgttcccttacacacacacacacacagtctgacTTCTAATAGCATAGATTATTTTCACCTATGTTTGTTACTTTATACAGTATAGAAGAAATCCTGTACattgttttttgtgtgtctgGGCTTTCACTTGATATATTGTCATAGGTATTTCTAGATGGTTCATCCTAATTTTTATGTATAGTTCCATTTCATCACAAATTATTTATCCATTATTCTATTTTTGAATATTAGAATGGGTTCCAATTTCAAGGTTTTATGATTGCTGATATTATTAACATTGTATTCCATTTTATGCTTTGAAAATAAAACGTTTTCCTCTTCTTTAGgtattataaaatgataaatttggaTTTATTACAGATAATcacatattatttataaaaatattgccCTGATATATACAATTCCCTGAtaattgtaattaaaataaaacgaGAATAATTTTTTTTCGTAGTTGCAATTTTAGAGCTACTTTTCCCAACCCTGTAAATGCACCACCCCTTCTACCCTTGATAAGCGTTTAAACACCTATGATGGCCACATCTGACAAACACATTATCCTCCAGTGGGCATAATTACTCAAGAATGGAATGGCTGCCTCATAGAGAATACACATACTAAAATTTAGTCATTTCTACCCTTAGCTTTTCAGTTTTTATAACAATGTGCATGTCCTcaagtaagtaaaataatatttgctttccTCATTAGCACcaacattttgaaatattgttcaaaatttttaattttagccattctgctGGGTGTGTAGTGATTTCATAGTATAACCTTAACATACTTAGctaatgattaatgatatttTGAAGACATTTATGAATTTTTGGCTGTTTTGATAGCTTTTGTTGTAAAGCATTTCTTCAGGTGTGTTGACCATCCtggttccccttccccccacagtaCATTGATCGTCTAAATCATACTTAATTTAACAGTTTGGCAATTTGTTTTACAAATTACTGATATCAGTACTCATATGTGTATCAGAAGTGTTCTctcaggattttattttatctcttctgTGGTGTCTGATGATATTTtgataaatacaaatttttattttgtatacaGTGATATcttatgtaataaagaggtaatatacaaatttatcatcactccaacacacaatatggttgcccccatgtggtcaaaaatggccaccacaagatggccggcaaggggcaggcagttgtgggcaatcaggccagcaggggagcgcagttgggggcaatcaggcctccaggggagggcagttcgggatGACTGGGCTTGCAGAGGATACCAGTTGAGGGCAACccggcctgcaggagagggcagtagggggggtccaggcctgcaagggggggcagttggggaaaccaggcctgcaggagagggcagttggggatgatatcaggccggcaggggaggataTTTGGGGGGAAcaaggcatgcaggggagggcagttgggggtgaccaggcctgcagggaaggacagttaggggcaaacaggccggcaggggagggcaattaggggcaatcaggctggcagggaagcagttaagtgtcaatcaggctggcaagagaatggttagagggtgatcaggctggcaggcagaagtggttagaggcaattaggcaggcaggcaggcgagtggttgggagccagcagtcctggattgtgagagggatattgaACTGcctccctcgagtggtcccagattggagagggtgcaggctgggctgagggacaactgcAACCCCcaacccttgcatgaatttcaggcaccaggcttctagtctatgTATATTTCAGTGTTATAATTTTTGTACTTTATAAAGAAATCTTTGCTTTTTCCACGTCAtgaagatattcttttttaaaaaagaatctttgtgctttagatttctttattttttatgaatataaTATATTCATAATTAATCTTACATTTGATGCAACCAAATGactaagttttatattttacataggAAACCTAAATGAGCTAGATCAGTTTACTATGAAACCCTTCTTTCCTTATTACATAGcgtgcattttttatttaaatcaagtGAAATTATATGTGTGAGTCACCTAttgaacaaattattttcatttattttattggccTTTCTATTTGCAATGATGACacagttttttaaatatgatttcgGAGAGGAGGGCAAGGTTGGATGGAGTgatggaaggaaagagggaggaaggaagggagacagagagaggggcatCCATTGGAGAGAAATATATCATCAATAGATCAGATGCCTCCAATAAACACTTGGACCATGGATCAAAACCTcaatcccagcatgtgcccaGACTTGGAATTAATCCTGCGACCTTCTGGTGCtttggatgatgctccaaccacccgAATTACCAGTGCTGGGGCCTGATGGcacaattttcaaaaaatatagttttattaaagaTATTGATATCTATAATTATAAGCACTTTGtattcttccttcttttaatatatttcccTGACTACCCTAAAAGTTTAGCATTTACACATAAATTTAATATGAACTTGAGTAGTAAAAAATACTATTGGACTTTTCATTGCtagtgcattaaatctatagaacAATTGTGGGAGCATTGATCTAATCACATTTGTTATTTCCAATCAATGGACATGGTATATTACTACATTTATGTTTCCTTTAATAAACTAGTAATGATTTTGTAGCATCTAGCAGTGAAGTAATGCAAAGAATTCATTAGGATGTTCTTTaagtattttacaaattttattgTTGTGTAAtcaatagttttatattttattttcatctcctTTTTACTAGTGTAGAGGAAATTGATCTTTTATATGCTTGGTTACCTTATATCCACCAATCTTGcgaaatgcttttattatttatcatgTTTCAAGTTGACAattcctttacatttttaatgtacaCAATAATGTCACTTGAAAATAATTACACTATTATTTCTGCTTCTGCAAGCATATACATGTTTATGTATGCTATAAAAGGAACCTGATATGCCACCAAGCCAAAGGAAGATATAGTTAAACTGTCATAAGGCAAATTGTTCATGTATTATTCATTGCTATATATGTGTTCACCACTGATAACAGTAACTGCCATCATCTGTATGTCACTATGCCAGTATGATGGGCACCTGTATTTTAATGCTATGTAAGATACAAGTAACATAACTACTTGGTAATGTGTAAACAGTTATTGGGGCTTTGATCTCTTACAGTAAAACCTGAGGACAAATCAGAGTTGAAACTAGAGGATAATCACTACTTCAACATCTATAAGgtgaaaacaacaaaattatatttctactCTCCCATGCCTCTTACAGATCACTGCCTTCTAAGTCCAATCATATATCACAAACAGCTTGTACACCTAATTTATTGCTTACACAGTCTATATTAAACTTCACCCTGGACGTTTGCTGAGGTTTTTCCATATCCTATGCAGGGCACCTTTCACTTCTTTGTTTCTCAAGCTGTAGAtcaaggggttcagcatgggtaTGATCAAAGTGTAAAACACAGAGGCCATTTTATCACTGTCAAAGGAATGACTGGACTTGGGCTGCACATACATGAAGAATAGAGTCGCATACAATATAACCACTACTGTCAGGTGAGATCCACAGGTGGAGAAGGCCTTGTGCCTGCCCTCTGCAGAGTGCATCTTGAGGATGGCCAGGAGGATTAGTATGTAGGACACAAGGACTACCAGAAGAGATGAAACCAAATTAAACACTGAAAAGATCAGTATTATCAACTCAATTTCACGTGTGCTTGAGCATGGCAGTGTCAGCAATGGAAGACAGTCACAATAGAAATGATTAATGATATTATGGCCAcagaaagatgaaataaaaatctttatggtggttatcagagagagaa contains:
- the LOC103302305 gene encoding olfactory receptor 8K3-like produces the protein MDNHNRTMLNEFILMGITDLPELQAPLFGLFLIVYLVSLLGNLGLIILTKTDSKLQTPMYFFLRHLAFTDLGYSTTVGPKMLVNLAVNQHAISYNSCATQLTVFNVFITSEICILSAMAYDRYVAICNPLLYTVIMSQRLCHLLVAIPYLHSVFLSLLITTKIFISSFCGRNVIQHFYCDCLPLISLLCSDTHEIKLIILSFAILTLVSSLLIVLVSYILILVAILRMNSAEGRHKAFFTCGSHLTVIVIFYGTLFFMYVQPKSSHSLDSDKMASLFYTLVIPMLNPLIYSLRNREVKNALIKTLSMCANNLLKIHCKIW
- the LOC103302308 gene encoding olfactory receptor 8K3-like, coding for MDQQNLTVLKEFILIGITDHPQLQATFFGVFLIIYAVSVVGNVGMIILTKMDSRLQTPMYFFLRHLAFTDLGYSTAVGPKMLANIVTKQKTIPYNWCAAQLAFFILFIISELFILSAMAYDRYVAICNPLLYTVIMSPRVCWTLVAVPYLHSAFLSLITTIKIFISSFCGHNIINHFYCDCLPLLTLPCSSTREIELIILIFSVFNLVSSLLVVLVSYILILLAILKMHSAEGRHKAFSTCGSHLTVVVILYATLFFMYVQPKSSHSFDSDKMASVFYTLIIPMLNPLIYSLRNKEVKGALHRIWKNLSKRPG